A genomic segment from Fundulus heteroclitus isolate FHET01 chromosome 6, MU-UCD_Fhet_4.1, whole genome shotgun sequence encodes:
- the eif4g1a gene encoding eukaryotic translation initiation factor 4 gamma 1a isoform X1, which translates to MNKPPQPITGPTSVPNPSPSPGLTQAAYGPGQPPSLVFATPPQMNSAQQPRQFATGPRTLHQQRQFHVDGGYRALQSYYPSRATMAASAPRVQTSSGPRPVAPTHVYSPSSQMMMIPQQQLPFGGSQGYFIPPGQYRTQYIPQTQQYPVTSSTGFYTGTSPAEYSPYEPSLAARERRGGGGRGGGRENGRLSLHGAPLASQRYPAGTYYPAQPQYPPSVQPAPVMINPQQQAPPPQQAPAQPQGPPKRERRQITIRDPNQGGRDITKEIMSGGRSTTAATPPQASGAEVSIAQTNGEVVQPVATVTRKEEHAEPAASTESPPPAAPENTEPVAEAKQEVIRRLTPPVESAAQPVATAAATERLSPSIKERMSPAPLPPAAAATSGAAEAVGKVVADTVDAPVRPSASPVPPETAVKTEEPPAALSEKQAEQEEVKPEVVEAEKEEETQSAAPEPPVEAAVAPVEAAKEEEEDAAAEPSGDVSPPLAVPPPAAPQALRLDPSSEPLSSAETPLSNGLPQEAEELPADAPVTDTTPQDKPDPPQSQESAAVAKTAPPAQKEEEEEEETTREEEPPPQKKTEDAPLASASCPEETTMQAATSVPKKKKNTKDLDKKAILQDAFKEPEPEAKPVPEPSAVQVCPPAPAEPPAEAVEETPEEKEDKQNSEPDKPESPVDPDQKYQYKEVQWEPINPEAKKRYDREFLLGFQFRSASMHKPEGLPLISDVVLDEVNKTPLRPVDPSRLMSAGSDFTPPFLGGLGGKSMGQRPQPSGSHRSQQSLRKEPKKIIIINSRSLTDNVQLNKAANAWKPSTIKQEDSTPEESDDEQAKTREVFKRLRSILNKLTPQKFQELMKQVMELKIDTEERLKGTIDLIFEKAISEPNFSVAYANMCRCLIGLKVPIPDKPGNFVNFRKLLLNRCQKEFEKDQDDDEIFERKQKEMEASKNDEERESLRVALEDSRDKARRRSLGNIKFIGELFKLKMLTEAIMHDCVVKLLKNHDEESLECLCRLLSTIGKDLDFEKAKPRMDQYFAQMDKIIKERKTSSRIRFMLQDVLDLRRNNWVPRRGDQGPKTIDQIHKEAEMEEHREQIKVQQQLLSKKDSRGPHTPARGRPSQPQDEGWNTVPISKNRPIDITRLSKITKPGALDFNNQRLAPDGKGMWGSWGKGSSGGSGAKPASGDQDSGRPATSTLNRFSALQQSGSMSSSTDSDRRVPQRSSASRERGGDRDRSDHDRDRYDRFARSERQDGNQFSKRSFSRESQERGGRGGDNRASTEPVRRVASMTDNRDRGSRDRGSRDRGGHDRGSRDRGSRDRGGRDQGGRDRGSRDRGSRDQGSRDRGSRSQGARDTGPSKDLPVKRESAPASLPKPAMTEEEVEKKSNAIIEEYLHINDMKEALQCVAELNSASLLYIFVRSGLESTLERSTIARERLGLLLHHLVEAGTLATQQYYKGLLEILEVAEDMAIDIPHIWLYLAELITPMLHDGGIPMGQLFREISKPLVPLGKAGTLLAQILTQLCKGMTHEKVGSLWRDAALNWKEFLSKDEDINKFVTNEKVEFTTEEDKEPKEAGEKKVLSGEEISKELDRLLQEKANNQRIRDWIEANLDEQQWASSHFVRALMTSVCQSAIICDNPYKVDEKQIKQRAPLLQRYLCDEEKGLQALYALQALMVHMEQPASLLLMFFNTLYDEDVIEEEVFFKWESSKDPAEQTGKGVALKSVTGFFTFLRNAEEESDKD; encoded by the exons ATGAACAAACCACCACAACCTATAACGGGACCCACCTCTGTCCCAAATCCCTCCCCATCCCCCGGACTGACACAG GCTGCTTACGGCCCCGGACAGCCGCCCTCTCTCGTTTTTGCCACGCCGCCACAAATGAACTCCGCACAGCAGCCCAGACAG TTTGCTACAGGGCCTCGTACTTTACACCAACAG CGGCAGTTTCATGTCGAT GGTGGATACAGAGCGTTGCAG AGTTACTATCCGAGTCGAGCCACGATGGCCGCCAGCGCTCCTCGGGTGCAGACCAGCAGCGGCCCCCGGCCCGTCGCGCCTACGCACGTCTACTCTCCCAGctcccagatgatgatgatccCCCAGCAGCAGCTGCCCTTCGGCGGCTCCCAGGGCTACTTTATCCCACCCGGACAG TACCGTACTCAGTACATACCTCAGACCCAACAGTATCCTGTGACCAGCAGCACAGGCTTCTATACCGGGACGAGCCCTGCAGAATACTCTCCTTATG AGCCCTCTCTTGCTGCGCGGGAGAGGCGGGGTGGCGGGGGGAGAGGGGGCGGGCGAGAGAACGGCCGTCTCTCTCTCCACGGCGCTCCTCTCGCCTCCCAGCGCTACCCCG CTGGAACCTACTACCCAGCCCAGCCGCAGTACCCGCCATCCGTACAGCCGGCGCCGGTGATGATCAACCCGCAgcaacaagccccgcccccccaGCAAGCGCCCGCGCAGCCGCAGGGCCCGCCGAAGCGGGAGCGCAGACAG ATAACGATACGAGACCCCAACCAAGGGGGGCGGGACATCACGAAGGAGATCATGTCAGGTGGAAGGTCTACCACAGCGGCGACTCCCCCGCAG GCATCTGGAGCAGAAGTAAGCATCGCCCAGACCAATGGTGAAGTTGTACAGCCTGTTGCTACGGTGACACGAAAAG AGGAGCACGCGGAGCCCGCTGCTTCCACTGAAAGCCCTCCACCCGCTGCCCCCGAAAACACGGAGCCCGTAGCGGAggccaaacaggaagtgatcaGACGGCTCACCCCGCCTGTGGAGTCGGCCGCCCAGCCGGTGGCGACCGCCGCCGCTACCGAGAGACTTTCCCCGTCGATAAAGGAGCGAATGTCTCCGGCTCCCCTCCCGCCAGCGGCTGCAGCTACCAGCGGCGCCGCTGAGGCGGTCGGTAAAGTCGTCGCCGACACGGTCGACGCGCCGGTCAGACCTTCTGCATCACCGGTGCCGCCAGAGACGGCGGTGAAAACGGAGGAGCCGCCGGCTGCCCTGTCCGAAAAGCAAGCCGAACAGGAGGAGGTGAAACCAGAAGTCGTCGAAGcggaaaaagaggaagagacGCAGAGCGCCGCGCCGGAGCCCCCCGTTGAAGCTGCAGTAGCTCCTGTGGAGGCCgcgaaggaggaggaggaggatgctgCTGCAGAGCCATCCGGTGACGTCTCCCCGCCCCTCGCCGTacctccacctgctgctccacAGGCCCTCCGCCTGGACCCCAGCTCTGAACCGCTTAGCTCGGCAGAGACTCCCCTCTCCAACGGCCTTCCTCAGGAGGCCGAAGAACTCCCTGCAGACGCACCAGTGACTGACACTACACCCCAGGACAAACCCGACCCCCCTCAATCTCAGGAATCCGCAGCTGTGGCTAAAACAGCACCACCAGcacagaaagaggaggaggaggaggaggagacgacGCGGGAGGAAGAGCCGCCGCCGCAGAAGAAGACAGAAGATGCTCCTCTTGCCTCTGCCAGCTGTCCAGAGGAAACTACTATGCAAG CTGCTACGTCTGtgccaaagaagaagaagaacacgAAAGATCTGGACAAAAAAGCCATCCTCCAGGATGCCTTCAAAGAG CCGGAGCCGGAAGCCAAGCCTGTTCCTGAACCATCAGCGGTCCAGGTCTGCcctccagctccagctgagcCTCCCGCCGAAGCAGTGGAGGAGACCCCGGAGGAAAAAGAGGACAAGCAGAACTCAGAACCGGACAAACCCGAATCCCCCGTTGATCCAGATCAGAAATACCAGTACAAAGAAG TCCAATGGGAGCCGATAAACCCAGAAGCAAAGAAGCGGTACGACCGGGAGTTCCTTCTGGGCTTCCAGTTCCGCAGCGCCAGCATGCACAAACCCGAGGGTCTGCCGCTCATCAGCGACGTGGTCCTGGACGAG GTAAACAAGACTCCGCTGCGGCCTGTCGATCCAAGTCGACTGATGAGCGCGGGTTCAGATTTCACGCCTCCGTTTTTGGGGGGTCTCGGGGGAAAATCAATGGGACAACGACCTCAG CCCTCTGGCTCCCATCGCTCCCAGCAGAGCTTGCGAAAAGAGCCCAagaaaatcatcatcatcaacagcAGGTCTCTGACCGACAACGTGCAGCTCAACAAGGCCGCCAACGCCTGGAAGCCCTCCACCATAAAGCAGGAGGACAGCACCCCCGAAGAGAGCGACGACGAGCAGGCAAAGACCCGGGAGGTGTTCAAGCGCCTGCGCAGCATCCTCAACAAGCTCACCCCGCAGAAGTTCCAGGAGCTGATGAAGCAGGTGATGGAGCTGAAGATAGACACAGAAGAGAGGCTGAAGGGGACCATCGATCTCATCTTCGAGAAGGCCATCTCCGAGCCCAACTTCTCCGTAGCCTACGCCAACATGTGCCGCTGCCTCATAGGG CTGAAAGTGCCCATCCCGGACAAGCCTGGAAACTTTGTGAACTTTCGCAAACTTCTGCTCAACCGCTGCCAGAAGGAGTTTGAAAAGGACCAGGACGACGACGAGATCTTTGAGAGAAAGCAGAAGGAGATGGAAGCTTCCAAGAAC GACGAGGAGCGCGAGAGTCTGAGGGTGGCGCTGGAAGACTCCAGGGACAAAGCTCGCAGGCGCTCGCTGGGCAACATCAAGTTCATCGGCGAGCTCTTCAAGCTGAAAATGCTGACGGAGGCCATCATGCACGACTGCGTGGTCAAACTGCTGAAGAACCACGACGAGGAATCTCTGGAGTGTCTCTGCAGACTGCTCTCCACCATCGGAAAAGATCTGGACTTCGAGAAGGCCAAG CCTCGCATGGATCAGTATTTCGCCCAGATGGACAAGATCATCAAGGAGAGGAAGACCTCATCCAGAATCCGCTTCATGCTGCAGGACGTTCTGGACCTCAGAAGG AATAACTGGGTTCCACGCAGAGGAGACCAGGGTCCTAAAACAATCGACCAGATCCACAAAGAGGCAGAGATGGAGGAGCACAGGGAGCAGATCAaagtccagcagcagctcctgtCTAAGAAGGACAGCCGCGGGCCGCACACGCCTGCGAGGGGCCGGCCCTCCCAGCCTCAGGATGAGGGCTGGAACACGGTGCCCATCTCCAAGAATCGGCCCATCGACATCACCCGCCTCAGCAAGATCACAAAG CCCGGCGCCCTGGACTTCAACAACCAGCGGCTGGCTCCGGACGGGAAAGGCATGTGGGGCAGCTGGGGGAAAGGCAGCAGCGGAGGAAGTGGAGCTAAACCAGCAAGCGGAGATCAGG ACTCTGGACGTCCAGCGACCAGCACTCTCAACCGATTCTCAGCCCTGCAGCAGTCCGGTTCCATGTCATCATCAACAGACTCTGATCGGCGAGTTCCTCAGAG GTCGAGCGCCAGTCGGGAACGCGGCGGTGACCGAGACCGGAGTGACCACGACAGGGACCGGTACGACCGATTCGCTCGCAGCGAGAGACAAGACGGGAACCAGTTTTCCAAGCGAAGCTTCAGCAGAGAATCGCAGGAGCGCGGCGGGAGGGGCGGAGACAACCGGGCCTCGACGGAGCCCGTGCGCCGCGTCGCCAGCATGACCGACAACCGGGACCGAGGCAGCAGAGACAGGGGCAGCCGGGACCGAGGAGGTCACGACCGGGGCAGCAGAGACAGAGGCAGCCGGGACCGAGGAGGCAGAGATCAAGGCGGCCGGGACCGAGGAAGCAGGGACCGAGGAAGCAGGGACCAAGGGAGCCGGGACCGAGGAAGCAGGAGCCAAGGAGCTCGGGACACTGGGCCAAGCAAAGACCTCCCAG TGAAGCGTGAAAGTGCCCCTGCTTCTCTTCCCAAGCCGGCCATGACTGAAGAGGAGGTGGAGAAGAAGTCCAACGCCATCATTGAAGAATACCTCCACATAAACGACATGAAG GAGGCGCTGCAGTGCGTCGCAGAGCTCAACAGTGCCTCGCTACTCTACATCTTTGTGCGCAGCGGCCTGGAATCGACGCTCGAACGCAGCACCATTGCCAGGGAGCGCCTGGGTTTGCTGCTGCACCACCTGGTAGAGGCGGGGACGTTGGCCACCCAGCAGTACTATAAAGG gCTGCTAGAAATCCTGGAAGTGGCCGAGGACATGGCTATAGATATACCTCACATCTGGCTCTACCTGGCAGAGCTCATTACTCCCATGCTCCATGACGGGGGCATCCCTATGGGACAGCTCTTTAG GGAGATCTCGAAGCCTCTGGTGCCTCTGGGGAAGGCCGGCACACTGCTGGCGCAGATTCTCACGCAGCTCTGCAAAGGAATG ACTCATGAGAAGGTCGGGTCGTTGTGGAGAGATGCTGCCCTGAATTGGAAAGAGTTCTTGTCCAAGGATGAAGATATCAACAAATTTGTCACCAATGAG AAAGTGGAATTTACCACTGAGGAAGACAAAGAGCCGAAGGAAGCTGGTGAGAAGAAGGTCCTGAGCGGAGAGGAAATCAGCAAAGAGCTGGACCGGCTGCTTCAGGAGAAGGCCAACAACCAGCGCATCAGAGACTGGATAGAG GCCAATCTGGATGAGCAGCAGTGGGCTTCCAGCCACTTCGTACGAGCGTTGATGACGTCGGTGTGCCAGTCTGCCAT
- the eif4g1a gene encoding eukaryotic translation initiation factor 4 gamma 1a isoform X6, producing the protein MNKPPQPITGPTSVPNPSPSPGLTQAAYGPGQPPSLVFATPPQMNSAQQPRQFATGPRTLHQQRQFHVDGGYRALQSYYPSRATMAASAPRVQTSSGPRPVAPTHVYSPSSQMMMIPQQQLPFGGSQGYFIPPGQYRTQYIPQTQQYPVTSSTGFYTGTSPAEYSPYAGTYYPAQPQYPPSVQPAPVMINPQQQAPPPQQAPAQPQGPPKRERRQITIRDPNQGGRDITKEIMSGGRSTTAATPPQASGAEVSIAQTNGEVVQPVATVTRKEEHAEPAASTESPPPAAPENTEPVAEAKQEVIRRLTPPVESAAQPVATAAATERLSPSIKERMSPAPLPPAAAATSGAAEAVGKVVADTVDAPVRPSASPVPPETAVKTEEPPAALSEKQAEQEEVKPEVVEAEKEEETQSAAPEPPVEAAVAPVEAAKEEEEDAAAEPSGDVSPPLAVPPPAAPQALRLDPSSEPLSSAETPLSNGLPQEAEELPADAPVTDTTPQDKPDPPQSQESAAVAKTAPPAQKEEEEEEETTREEEPPPQKKTEDAPLASASCPEETTMQAATSVPKKKKNTKDLDKKAILQDAFKEPEPEAKPVPEPSAVQVCPPAPAEPPAEAVEETPEEKEDKQNSEPDKPESPVDPDQKYQYKEVQWEPINPEAKKRYDREFLLGFQFRSASMHKPEGLPLISDVVLDEVNKTPLRPVDPSRLMSAGSDFTPPFLGGLGGKSMGQRPQPSGSHRSQQSLRKEPKKIIIINSRSLTDNVQLNKAANAWKPSTIKQEDSTPEESDDEQAKTREVFKRLRSILNKLTPQKFQELMKQVMELKIDTEERLKGTIDLIFEKAISEPNFSVAYANMCRCLIGLKVPIPDKPGNFVNFRKLLLNRCQKEFEKDQDDDEIFERKQKEMEASKNDEERESLRVALEDSRDKARRRSLGNIKFIGELFKLKMLTEAIMHDCVVKLLKNHDEESLECLCRLLSTIGKDLDFEKAKPRMDQYFAQMDKIIKERKTSSRIRFMLQDVLDLRRNNWVPRRGDQGPKTIDQIHKEAEMEEHREQIKVQQQLLSKKDSRGPHTPARGRPSQPQDEGWNTVPISKNRPIDITRLSKITKPGALDFNNQRLAPDGKGMWGSWGKGSSGGSGAKPASGDQDSGRPATSTLNRFSALQQSGSMSSSTDSDRRVPQRSSASRERGGDRDRSDHDRDRYDRFARSERQDGNQFSKRSFSRESQERGGRGGDNRASTEPVRRVASMTDNRDRGSRDRGSRDRGGHDRGSRDRGSRDRGGRDQGGRDRGSRDRGSRDQGSRDRGSRSQGARDTGPSKDLPVKRESAPASLPKPAMTEEEVEKKSNAIIEEYLHINDMKEALQCVAELNSASLLYIFVRSGLESTLERSTIARERLGLLLHHLVEAGTLATQQYYKGLLEILEVAEDMAIDIPHIWLYLAELITPMLHDGGIPMGQLFREISKPLVPLGKAGTLLAQILTQLCKGMTHEKVGSLWRDAALNWKEFLSKDEDINKFVTNEKVEFTTEEDKEPKEAGEKKVLSGEEISKELDRLLQEKANNQRIRDWIEANLDEQQWASSHFVRALMTSVCQSAIICDNPYKVDEKQIKQRAPLLQRYLCDEEKGLQALYALQALMVHMEQPASLLLMFFNTLYDEDVIEEEVFFKWESSKDPAEQTGKGVALKSVTGFFTFLRNAEEESDKD; encoded by the exons ATGAACAAACCACCACAACCTATAACGGGACCCACCTCTGTCCCAAATCCCTCCCCATCCCCCGGACTGACACAG GCTGCTTACGGCCCCGGACAGCCGCCCTCTCTCGTTTTTGCCACGCCGCCACAAATGAACTCCGCACAGCAGCCCAGACAG TTTGCTACAGGGCCTCGTACTTTACACCAACAG CGGCAGTTTCATGTCGAT GGTGGATACAGAGCGTTGCAG AGTTACTATCCGAGTCGAGCCACGATGGCCGCCAGCGCTCCTCGGGTGCAGACCAGCAGCGGCCCCCGGCCCGTCGCGCCTACGCACGTCTACTCTCCCAGctcccagatgatgatgatccCCCAGCAGCAGCTGCCCTTCGGCGGCTCCCAGGGCTACTTTATCCCACCCGGACAG TACCGTACTCAGTACATACCTCAGACCCAACAGTATCCTGTGACCAGCAGCACAGGCTTCTATACCGGGACGAGCCCTGCAGAATACTCTCCTTATG CTGGAACCTACTACCCAGCCCAGCCGCAGTACCCGCCATCCGTACAGCCGGCGCCGGTGATGATCAACCCGCAgcaacaagccccgcccccccaGCAAGCGCCCGCGCAGCCGCAGGGCCCGCCGAAGCGGGAGCGCAGACAG ATAACGATACGAGACCCCAACCAAGGGGGGCGGGACATCACGAAGGAGATCATGTCAGGTGGAAGGTCTACCACAGCGGCGACTCCCCCGCAG GCATCTGGAGCAGAAGTAAGCATCGCCCAGACCAATGGTGAAGTTGTACAGCCTGTTGCTACGGTGACACGAAAAG AGGAGCACGCGGAGCCCGCTGCTTCCACTGAAAGCCCTCCACCCGCTGCCCCCGAAAACACGGAGCCCGTAGCGGAggccaaacaggaagtgatcaGACGGCTCACCCCGCCTGTGGAGTCGGCCGCCCAGCCGGTGGCGACCGCCGCCGCTACCGAGAGACTTTCCCCGTCGATAAAGGAGCGAATGTCTCCGGCTCCCCTCCCGCCAGCGGCTGCAGCTACCAGCGGCGCCGCTGAGGCGGTCGGTAAAGTCGTCGCCGACACGGTCGACGCGCCGGTCAGACCTTCTGCATCACCGGTGCCGCCAGAGACGGCGGTGAAAACGGAGGAGCCGCCGGCTGCCCTGTCCGAAAAGCAAGCCGAACAGGAGGAGGTGAAACCAGAAGTCGTCGAAGcggaaaaagaggaagagacGCAGAGCGCCGCGCCGGAGCCCCCCGTTGAAGCTGCAGTAGCTCCTGTGGAGGCCgcgaaggaggaggaggaggatgctgCTGCAGAGCCATCCGGTGACGTCTCCCCGCCCCTCGCCGTacctccacctgctgctccacAGGCCCTCCGCCTGGACCCCAGCTCTGAACCGCTTAGCTCGGCAGAGACTCCCCTCTCCAACGGCCTTCCTCAGGAGGCCGAAGAACTCCCTGCAGACGCACCAGTGACTGACACTACACCCCAGGACAAACCCGACCCCCCTCAATCTCAGGAATCCGCAGCTGTGGCTAAAACAGCACCACCAGcacagaaagaggaggaggaggaggaggagacgacGCGGGAGGAAGAGCCGCCGCCGCAGAAGAAGACAGAAGATGCTCCTCTTGCCTCTGCCAGCTGTCCAGAGGAAACTACTATGCAAG CTGCTACGTCTGtgccaaagaagaagaagaacacgAAAGATCTGGACAAAAAAGCCATCCTCCAGGATGCCTTCAAAGAG CCGGAGCCGGAAGCCAAGCCTGTTCCTGAACCATCAGCGGTCCAGGTCTGCcctccagctccagctgagcCTCCCGCCGAAGCAGTGGAGGAGACCCCGGAGGAAAAAGAGGACAAGCAGAACTCAGAACCGGACAAACCCGAATCCCCCGTTGATCCAGATCAGAAATACCAGTACAAAGAAG TCCAATGGGAGCCGATAAACCCAGAAGCAAAGAAGCGGTACGACCGGGAGTTCCTTCTGGGCTTCCAGTTCCGCAGCGCCAGCATGCACAAACCCGAGGGTCTGCCGCTCATCAGCGACGTGGTCCTGGACGAG GTAAACAAGACTCCGCTGCGGCCTGTCGATCCAAGTCGACTGATGAGCGCGGGTTCAGATTTCACGCCTCCGTTTTTGGGGGGTCTCGGGGGAAAATCAATGGGACAACGACCTCAG CCCTCTGGCTCCCATCGCTCCCAGCAGAGCTTGCGAAAAGAGCCCAagaaaatcatcatcatcaacagcAGGTCTCTGACCGACAACGTGCAGCTCAACAAGGCCGCCAACGCCTGGAAGCCCTCCACCATAAAGCAGGAGGACAGCACCCCCGAAGAGAGCGACGACGAGCAGGCAAAGACCCGGGAGGTGTTCAAGCGCCTGCGCAGCATCCTCAACAAGCTCACCCCGCAGAAGTTCCAGGAGCTGATGAAGCAGGTGATGGAGCTGAAGATAGACACAGAAGAGAGGCTGAAGGGGACCATCGATCTCATCTTCGAGAAGGCCATCTCCGAGCCCAACTTCTCCGTAGCCTACGCCAACATGTGCCGCTGCCTCATAGGG CTGAAAGTGCCCATCCCGGACAAGCCTGGAAACTTTGTGAACTTTCGCAAACTTCTGCTCAACCGCTGCCAGAAGGAGTTTGAAAAGGACCAGGACGACGACGAGATCTTTGAGAGAAAGCAGAAGGAGATGGAAGCTTCCAAGAAC GACGAGGAGCGCGAGAGTCTGAGGGTGGCGCTGGAAGACTCCAGGGACAAAGCTCGCAGGCGCTCGCTGGGCAACATCAAGTTCATCGGCGAGCTCTTCAAGCTGAAAATGCTGACGGAGGCCATCATGCACGACTGCGTGGTCAAACTGCTGAAGAACCACGACGAGGAATCTCTGGAGTGTCTCTGCAGACTGCTCTCCACCATCGGAAAAGATCTGGACTTCGAGAAGGCCAAG CCTCGCATGGATCAGTATTTCGCCCAGATGGACAAGATCATCAAGGAGAGGAAGACCTCATCCAGAATCCGCTTCATGCTGCAGGACGTTCTGGACCTCAGAAGG AATAACTGGGTTCCACGCAGAGGAGACCAGGGTCCTAAAACAATCGACCAGATCCACAAAGAGGCAGAGATGGAGGAGCACAGGGAGCAGATCAaagtccagcagcagctcctgtCTAAGAAGGACAGCCGCGGGCCGCACACGCCTGCGAGGGGCCGGCCCTCCCAGCCTCAGGATGAGGGCTGGAACACGGTGCCCATCTCCAAGAATCGGCCCATCGACATCACCCGCCTCAGCAAGATCACAAAG CCCGGCGCCCTGGACTTCAACAACCAGCGGCTGGCTCCGGACGGGAAAGGCATGTGGGGCAGCTGGGGGAAAGGCAGCAGCGGAGGAAGTGGAGCTAAACCAGCAAGCGGAGATCAGG ACTCTGGACGTCCAGCGACCAGCACTCTCAACCGATTCTCAGCCCTGCAGCAGTCCGGTTCCATGTCATCATCAACAGACTCTGATCGGCGAGTTCCTCAGAG GTCGAGCGCCAGTCGGGAACGCGGCGGTGACCGAGACCGGAGTGACCACGACAGGGACCGGTACGACCGATTCGCTCGCAGCGAGAGACAAGACGGGAACCAGTTTTCCAAGCGAAGCTTCAGCAGAGAATCGCAGGAGCGCGGCGGGAGGGGCGGAGACAACCGGGCCTCGACGGAGCCCGTGCGCCGCGTCGCCAGCATGACCGACAACCGGGACCGAGGCAGCAGAGACAGGGGCAGCCGGGACCGAGGAGGTCACGACCGGGGCAGCAGAGACAGAGGCAGCCGGGACCGAGGAGGCAGAGATCAAGGCGGCCGGGACCGAGGAAGCAGGGACCGAGGAAGCAGGGACCAAGGGAGCCGGGACCGAGGAAGCAGGAGCCAAGGAGCTCGGGACACTGGGCCAAGCAAAGACCTCCCAG TGAAGCGTGAAAGTGCCCCTGCTTCTCTTCCCAAGCCGGCCATGACTGAAGAGGAGGTGGAGAAGAAGTCCAACGCCATCATTGAAGAATACCTCCACATAAACGACATGAAG GAGGCGCTGCAGTGCGTCGCAGAGCTCAACAGTGCCTCGCTACTCTACATCTTTGTGCGCAGCGGCCTGGAATCGACGCTCGAACGCAGCACCATTGCCAGGGAGCGCCTGGGTTTGCTGCTGCACCACCTGGTAGAGGCGGGGACGTTGGCCACCCAGCAGTACTATAAAGG gCTGCTAGAAATCCTGGAAGTGGCCGAGGACATGGCTATAGATATACCTCACATCTGGCTCTACCTGGCAGAGCTCATTACTCCCATGCTCCATGACGGGGGCATCCCTATGGGACAGCTCTTTAG GGAGATCTCGAAGCCTCTGGTGCCTCTGGGGAAGGCCGGCACACTGCTGGCGCAGATTCTCACGCAGCTCTGCAAAGGAATG ACTCATGAGAAGGTCGGGTCGTTGTGGAGAGATGCTGCCCTGAATTGGAAAGAGTTCTTGTCCAAGGATGAAGATATCAACAAATTTGTCACCAATGAG AAAGTGGAATTTACCACTGAGGAAGACAAAGAGCCGAAGGAAGCTGGTGAGAAGAAGGTCCTGAGCGGAGAGGAAATCAGCAAAGAGCTGGACCGGCTGCTTCAGGAGAAGGCCAACAACCAGCGCATCAGAGACTGGATAGAG GCCAATCTGGATGAGCAGCAGTGGGCTTCCAGCCACTTCGTACGAGCGTTGATGACGTCGGTGTGCCAGTCTGCCAT